The following are from one region of the Hymenobacter radiodurans genome:
- the pbpC gene encoding penicillin-binding protein 1C: MALLAGLLALLGLDRLFPLPPAPQYSPLVMAADGSVLHAYLNPTQKWRMKTELREITPVLRTAIIEKEDRYFYYHFGVNPLAIIKAATRNLFKDGRTTGASTISMQVARLLEPKERTVANKLLEMLRAVQLEAHYSKDEILQLYLNLIPYGGNVEGVKSAALLYFQQPPDYLSLAQTVTLAIIPNRPTGLVLGKHNAAILAERNRWLRRFGGQNLFPKQDIADALLEPLDVQRHAAPALAPHLARRMVQRFPGQASISSTLQRGKQAKAEDLTRNYVRRLYGLGITNAAVLVINNRTRAVEAYVGSADFGDAANQGQNDGVQAVRSPGSTLKPFLYALALDRGLLTPKQLLSDVPTNFRGYRPENFDKRCHGEVTVERALAYSLNIPAVGVLAELGVPTFTDKLSQAGFRRVTRDAPHLGLSTILGGCGATLEELTNLYVTLANGGQYAPLAWTTAITSSKTFTSKKTTGGQKSATALLSESAAYLTTDILAQLTRPDLPVGYETSRRLPKIAWKTGTSYGRRDAWSIGYNREYTIGVWVGNFSGHGAPALTGSEVATPLLFDLFNALAYNSPNNWFLPPSSLDFRLVCAESGRPPGEYCPNQLIDYFLPGVSSAQRCQHQREVLLAADGATVYCRACAPAAGFRRELYPNLPPRVAAFRETQGLPYRRLPPHNPTCQLVRGGPEMAPSIISPQAGTDYVLNRGEGQQLLLSCTTDSEVRQVYWYVNDEFLRAASATERVFFRPSAGPLKISCADDHGRNTDIQITVTEL; the protein is encoded by the coding sequence ATGGCGTTGCTGGCTGGGTTGTTGGCATTGCTGGGGCTCGACCGTCTGTTTCCGCTGCCACCGGCTCCGCAGTACTCGCCCCTGGTGATGGCCGCCGATGGCTCGGTCCTGCACGCCTACCTCAACCCCACACAGAAGTGGCGGATGAAAACCGAGCTGCGCGAGATAACACCGGTTTTGCGTACCGCTATCATTGAGAAGGAAGACCGTTACTTCTATTACCATTTCGGCGTCAATCCGCTGGCAATCATCAAGGCCGCGACGCGTAATCTGTTCAAAGACGGTCGCACGACGGGGGCTAGCACGATTTCTATGCAAGTGGCGCGGCTGCTGGAACCTAAGGAACGCACGGTAGCCAATAAGCTCTTGGAAATGCTGCGGGCCGTGCAGCTGGAGGCACATTACAGCAAAGACGAAATTCTGCAGCTATATCTGAATCTGATCCCCTACGGTGGCAATGTGGAAGGCGTAAAATCGGCGGCGCTCCTCTACTTTCAGCAGCCACCCGATTACTTGTCTCTGGCTCAAACAGTGACGCTGGCTATCATCCCGAACCGGCCCACGGGCTTGGTGCTGGGCAAACACAACGCCGCTATTCTCGCAGAGCGAAACAGGTGGCTGCGGCGCTTCGGGGGGCAAAATCTGTTTCCTAAACAGGATATAGCCGACGCCCTGCTGGAGCCGCTGGACGTGCAACGCCACGCGGCGCCGGCCCTAGCCCCACATCTGGCGCGGCGGATGGTGCAGCGGTTTCCGGGTCAGGCCAGCATCAGCTCCACCTTGCAGCGCGGCAAGCAAGCCAAAGCCGAAGACCTGACCCGCAATTATGTACGCAGATTGTATGGGCTGGGCATCACCAACGCGGCAGTATTAGTCATTAATAACCGCACCCGCGCCGTGGAAGCCTACGTGGGTTCGGCTGATTTTGGCGACGCCGCCAACCAAGGGCAGAATGATGGGGTGCAGGCGGTTCGTTCGCCGGGCAGTACGCTCAAGCCCTTTCTGTATGCGTTGGCCCTCGACCGCGGGCTGCTCACGCCCAAGCAGCTTTTGTCCGATGTACCCACGAACTTTCGCGGCTACCGACCCGAGAACTTTGATAAGCGCTGCCATGGGGAGGTAACCGTGGAACGGGCGTTGGCTTACTCGCTTAATATTCCGGCCGTGGGCGTGCTCGCTGAGTTAGGTGTTCCCACGTTTACGGACAAGCTCAGCCAGGCCGGCTTCCGGCGCGTAACGCGCGACGCGCCGCATTTGGGGCTAAGCACCATTCTCGGCGGCTGCGGGGCGACGCTGGAAGAGTTAACCAACTTGTACGTGACGCTGGCCAATGGCGGACAGTACGCGCCGCTCGCGTGGACTACCGCAATTACTTCGAGCAAAACCTTTACATCCAAAAAGACCACTGGGGGGCAAAAATCGGCAACTGCGCTACTCTCGGAATCGGCCGCTTACCTGACCACTGATATTCTCGCCCAGCTCACGCGCCCTGATTTGCCCGTGGGCTACGAAACTAGTCGGCGTCTGCCCAAAATTGCCTGGAAAACCGGCACCAGCTACGGTCGCCGCGATGCCTGGAGTATCGGTTATAACCGCGAATACACGATTGGCGTGTGGGTGGGCAATTTCAGCGGGCACGGCGCGCCCGCGCTCACCGGCTCGGAGGTAGCTACTCCCCTCCTGTTTGACTTGTTCAATGCGTTGGCGTACAATTCGCCCAACAACTGGTTTTTGCCCCCCAGTAGCCTCGACTTCCGATTGGTGTGCGCCGAGAGTGGCCGTCCGCCCGGCGAGTATTGCCCCAACCAGCTCATCGATTATTTCCTGCCGGGCGTATCGTCGGCGCAGCGCTGCCAACACCAGCGCGAGGTGCTTTTGGCAGCTGATGGGGCCACCGTCTATTGCCGGGCCTGCGCGCCAGCGGCCGGTTTTCGGCGCGAGCTGTATCCTAATTTGCCCCCCAGGGTGGCGGCTTTTCGCGAAACGCAAGGATTACCCTACCGGCGTCTGCCGCCCCACAATCCCACTTGCCAGCTCGTGCGGGGCGGTCCCGAAATGGCCCCCAGCATCATCTCGCCCCAGGCGGGCACCGACTATGTGCTCAACCGGGGCGAGGGCCAGCAGCTGCTGCTGAGCTGCACCACCGATAGCGAAGTCCGGCAGGTGTACTGGTACGTGAATGATGAGTTTTTGCGAGCCGCCTCCGCTACGGAGCGTGTCTTTTTTCGGCCATCGGCGGGGCCCCTGAAAATATCCTGCGCCGACGACCACGGCCGCAATACGGATATCCAAATCACCGTGACGGAGCTCTAG
- a CDS encoding YMGG-like glycine zipper-containing protein yields MKKLSYISTLILLISATFTNAVQAQEKKPWSPQAKGAVIGGVGGAAAGAIINKRNRPVGGVVGGVAGAGVGYAIGKRTDNKRKEAARVAAANRAAANRAAADRAERAALARRVEAAEKKAVVATAKPQQTQYPMMANGFAATTPMMLVGADGAPTASSAAYLPNESYGERNTPYPSSEVRRKSW; encoded by the coding sequence ATGAAAAAGCTCAGTTATATATCGACGCTGATTTTGCTGATCTCGGCAACCTTTACAAACGCGGTTCAGGCGCAGGAGAAAAAGCCTTGGAGCCCTCAGGCGAAAGGTGCCGTAATTGGTGGTGTAGGTGGCGCCGCTGCTGGCGCTATTATTAACAAGCGCAACCGCCCCGTGGGTGGTGTAGTAGGCGGTGTGGCCGGCGCTGGCGTAGGGTATGCTATTGGTAAACGCACCGACAATAAGCGCAAGGAAGCCGCTCGCGTAGCCGCTGCCAATCGTGCTGCTGCTAACCGCGCTGCTGCCGACCGCGCTGAGCGTGCTGCCCTGGCTCGCCGCGTAGAGGCGGCCGAAAAGAAAGCCGTTGTAGCCACAGCCAAACCACAGCAAACGCAGTATCCTATGATGGCTAATGGCTTTGCAGCCACTACTCCTATGATGCTAGTTGGCGCCGACGGCGCTCCTACCGCTTCGAGTGCTGCTTATTTGCCCAACGAGTCGTATGGCGAGCGTAACACGCCGTATCCTTCTTCGGAAGTGCGCAGAAAGAGCTGGTAA
- a CDS encoding YybH family protein: MKSFLWILSATVLLTASCTKTDEKDSAVNAQTLNQQFISAWNSKNAIQLDTLFADDVHFLQGEAHFQGKSEVSNRWVRETMGTISNLRTNVVSSGTDAQIAYEAGTYSVDVEPSTPGTPMGEGEGNFILLWKKNPKGSWKLSYAQLEGLPVKVK, encoded by the coding sequence ATGAAATCCTTCCTTTGGATTTTGTCCGCTACCGTACTTCTGACGGCCTCTTGCACCAAAACCGACGAGAAAGACTCGGCCGTAAATGCGCAGACGCTCAATCAGCAGTTTATCAGTGCCTGGAACAGTAAAAATGCCATTCAGCTAGATACGCTTTTCGCCGACGATGTGCATTTCCTGCAAGGTGAAGCCCATTTCCAGGGCAAGTCGGAAGTGTCGAACCGTTGGGTGCGCGAAACCATGGGCACCATTTCCAACTTGCGCACCAACGTAGTAAGCTCCGGCACCGACGCGCAAATAGCCTACGAGGCCGGCACTTACTCCGTAGATGTAGAGCCTTCAACACCGGGCACTCCTATGGGCGAAGGCGAAGGCAACTTTATTCTACTTTGGAAAAAGAACCCGAAAGGCAGCTGGAAACTTAGCTATGCCCAGCTCGAAGGTTTGCCAGTTAAGGTTAAATAG
- a CDS encoding DUF779 domain-containing protein — protein sequence MTFYYVEKSSFTIAMTTPRVLVTPAAEATIDLLRDEHGPLMFHQSGGCCDGSSPMCFAAGEFRVGGADVWLGTIHGCDFFMSASQFEYWQHTQLTVDVTKGRGASFSLEIPLGVRFLIRSRLFTEEESKHMEPVLDGEEYLARTTAS from the coding sequence ATGACGTTCTATTATGTTGAAAAATCATCCTTTACCATTGCCATGACCACCCCCCGCGTCCTCGTAACACCCGCTGCAGAAGCCACTATTGATTTGCTCCGCGATGAGCATGGCCCATTGATGTTTCATCAAAGCGGGGGCTGCTGCGACGGATCTTCGCCCATGTGCTTTGCGGCGGGTGAATTTCGGGTGGGCGGGGCCGATGTATGGCTGGGCACTATCCACGGCTGCGACTTTTTCATGAGCGCCAGTCAGTTTGAGTACTGGCAGCACACCCAGCTCACGGTAGATGTTACGAAGGGACGGGGCGCCAGCTTCTCGCTCGAAATTCCCTTGGGTGTGCGCTTTCTGATTCGCTCGCGGCTATTCACGGAGGAAGAGTCAAAGCACATGGAGCCGGTGCTGGATGGAGAAGAGTACCTAGCCCGCACGACCGCTTCTTAA